A stretch of Pseudophryne corroboree isolate aPseCor3 chromosome 9, aPseCor3.hap2, whole genome shotgun sequence DNA encodes these proteins:
- the LOC134957258 gene encoding proteinase-activated receptor 1-like isoform X1 produces the protein MDVKLQLALCLLGVTSLLGAVQCDRDKDGENEIMVDGTSYYNIISDVDTPNISRSSLAGKNNILPENRFKSFNYGYNYGTNDNGNSKNTSEVINEPISNTVKSYLSSRWLTTFIPLVYTLVFAVALPLNVVAIIIFLLKTKVRKPGVIYLLNLAAADVLFVILLPFHIAYRFSGNNWLIGDGLCRLYTAASYCNMYCSILLMTSIGVDRFLAVVYPMRSLSWRTTGRAWLACCFIWIVSIAGTVPLITGRQTQRIAPLNVTTCYDVLSYEDHLHYYIYYFTTFIFAFFFFPLIVTVVCYAGTIRTLSASTPESRSKRSRALVLTVAVLFVFVFCFGPTNIIFIIHYLNIHQQSSESLFFAYIMCACISSVSCCLDPVIYYYASKAWQRHMYSLLHCNKNGGSQVKY, from the exons agaTCATGGTGGATGGGACTTCGTACtataatatcatcagtgatgtagaCACACCCAATATCAGCAGGTCTTCACTTGCAG GTAAAAATAATATTCTTCCCGAGAATCGATTTAAGAGCTTCAACTACG GTTACAATTATGGAACAAATGATAATGGAAACTCCAAAAATACATCTGAAGTAATAAATGAACCCATCTCCAATACCGTGAAGTCTTATCTCTCTAGTCGGTGGTTGACCACGTTTATACCATTGGTGTACACCCTGGTGTTCGCGGTGGCCCTGCCCCTCAATGTAGTGGCGATCATCATATTCCTGCTCAAGACCAAAGTCCGGAAGCCGGGCGTGATCTACCTGCTGAACCTGGCGGCGGCTGATGTGCTCTTTGTTATTCTGTTGCCTTTCCACATTGCCTATCGGTTCTCGGGGAACAACTGGCTCATCGGAGACGGACTGTGCCGCTTGTACACCGCAGCGTCGTACTGCAACATGTACTGCTCCATCCTGCTCATGACAAGTATCGGTGTGGACAGGTTCCTGGCTGTGGTTTACCCAATGCGGTCTCTTTCCTGGCGCACAACAGGCCGAGCCTGGCTGGCCTGCTGCTTCATCTGGATAGTATCCATAGCCGGAACTGTGCCACTCATTACTGGTAGACAGACGCAACGCATTGCCCCACTGAACGTCACAACCTGCTACGATGTCCTTTCCTACGAGGATCACCTCCATTACTACATTTACTATTTCACCACTTTTATCTTTGCTTTCTTCTTCTTCCCTTTGATCGTCACTGTCGTCTGCTACGCGGGAACCATCCGGACACTGAGCGCCTCCACACCGGAGAGCAGGAGTAAGAGGTCCCGCGCCTTGGTTCTGACTGTCGCTGTGCTATTCGTCTTTGTATTTTGTTTCGGGCCAACCAATATCATCTTTATAATTCATTACCTCAACATCCATCAGCAAAGCAGCGAGTCCCTGTTTTTTGCCTACATCATGTGCGCCTGTATAAGCAGCGTCAGCTGCTGCCTTGACCCTGTCATCTATTACTATGCGTccaaggcgtggcagaggcacatgTACAGCTTGCTACATTGTAACAAGAATGGGGGATCACAAGTGAAGTATTAG
- the LOC134957258 gene encoding proteinase-activated receptor 1-like isoform X3: MDVKLQLALCLLGVTSLLGAVQCDRDKDGENGYNYGTNDNGNSKNTSEVINEPISNTVKSYLSSRWLTTFIPLVYTLVFAVALPLNVVAIIIFLLKTKVRKPGVIYLLNLAAADVLFVILLPFHIAYRFSGNNWLIGDGLCRLYTAASYCNMYCSILLMTSIGVDRFLAVVYPMRSLSWRTTGRAWLACCFIWIVSIAGTVPLITGRQTQRIAPLNVTTCYDVLSYEDHLHYYIYYFTTFIFAFFFFPLIVTVVCYAGTIRTLSASTPESRSKRSRALVLTVAVLFVFVFCFGPTNIIFIIHYLNIHQQSSESLFFAYIMCACISSVSCCLDPVIYYYASKAWQRHMYSLLHCNKNGGSQVKY, from the coding sequence GTTACAATTATGGAACAAATGATAATGGAAACTCCAAAAATACATCTGAAGTAATAAATGAACCCATCTCCAATACCGTGAAGTCTTATCTCTCTAGTCGGTGGTTGACCACGTTTATACCATTGGTGTACACCCTGGTGTTCGCGGTGGCCCTGCCCCTCAATGTAGTGGCGATCATCATATTCCTGCTCAAGACCAAAGTCCGGAAGCCGGGCGTGATCTACCTGCTGAACCTGGCGGCGGCTGATGTGCTCTTTGTTATTCTGTTGCCTTTCCACATTGCCTATCGGTTCTCGGGGAACAACTGGCTCATCGGAGACGGACTGTGCCGCTTGTACACCGCAGCGTCGTACTGCAACATGTACTGCTCCATCCTGCTCATGACAAGTATCGGTGTGGACAGGTTCCTGGCTGTGGTTTACCCAATGCGGTCTCTTTCCTGGCGCACAACAGGCCGAGCCTGGCTGGCCTGCTGCTTCATCTGGATAGTATCCATAGCCGGAACTGTGCCACTCATTACTGGTAGACAGACGCAACGCATTGCCCCACTGAACGTCACAACCTGCTACGATGTCCTTTCCTACGAGGATCACCTCCATTACTACATTTACTATTTCACCACTTTTATCTTTGCTTTCTTCTTCTTCCCTTTGATCGTCACTGTCGTCTGCTACGCGGGAACCATCCGGACACTGAGCGCCTCCACACCGGAGAGCAGGAGTAAGAGGTCCCGCGCCTTGGTTCTGACTGTCGCTGTGCTATTCGTCTTTGTATTTTGTTTCGGGCCAACCAATATCATCTTTATAATTCATTACCTCAACATCCATCAGCAAAGCAGCGAGTCCCTGTTTTTTGCCTACATCATGTGCGCCTGTATAAGCAGCGTCAGCTGCTGCCTTGACCCTGTCATCTATTACTATGCGTccaaggcgtggcagaggcacatgTACAGCTTGCTACATTGTAACAAGAATGGGGGATCACAAGTGAAGTATTAG
- the LOC134957258 gene encoding proteinase-activated receptor 1-like isoform X2, protein MDVKLQLALCLLGVTSLLGAVQCDRDKDGENEIMVDGTSYYNIISDVDTPNISRSSLAGYNYGTNDNGNSKNTSEVINEPISNTVKSYLSSRWLTTFIPLVYTLVFAVALPLNVVAIIIFLLKTKVRKPGVIYLLNLAAADVLFVILLPFHIAYRFSGNNWLIGDGLCRLYTAASYCNMYCSILLMTSIGVDRFLAVVYPMRSLSWRTTGRAWLACCFIWIVSIAGTVPLITGRQTQRIAPLNVTTCYDVLSYEDHLHYYIYYFTTFIFAFFFFPLIVTVVCYAGTIRTLSASTPESRSKRSRALVLTVAVLFVFVFCFGPTNIIFIIHYLNIHQQSSESLFFAYIMCACISSVSCCLDPVIYYYASKAWQRHMYSLLHCNKNGGSQVKY, encoded by the exons agaTCATGGTGGATGGGACTTCGTACtataatatcatcagtgatgtagaCACACCCAATATCAGCAGGTCTTCACTTGCAG GTTACAATTATGGAACAAATGATAATGGAAACTCCAAAAATACATCTGAAGTAATAAATGAACCCATCTCCAATACCGTGAAGTCTTATCTCTCTAGTCGGTGGTTGACCACGTTTATACCATTGGTGTACACCCTGGTGTTCGCGGTGGCCCTGCCCCTCAATGTAGTGGCGATCATCATATTCCTGCTCAAGACCAAAGTCCGGAAGCCGGGCGTGATCTACCTGCTGAACCTGGCGGCGGCTGATGTGCTCTTTGTTATTCTGTTGCCTTTCCACATTGCCTATCGGTTCTCGGGGAACAACTGGCTCATCGGAGACGGACTGTGCCGCTTGTACACCGCAGCGTCGTACTGCAACATGTACTGCTCCATCCTGCTCATGACAAGTATCGGTGTGGACAGGTTCCTGGCTGTGGTTTACCCAATGCGGTCTCTTTCCTGGCGCACAACAGGCCGAGCCTGGCTGGCCTGCTGCTTCATCTGGATAGTATCCATAGCCGGAACTGTGCCACTCATTACTGGTAGACAGACGCAACGCATTGCCCCACTGAACGTCACAACCTGCTACGATGTCCTTTCCTACGAGGATCACCTCCATTACTACATTTACTATTTCACCACTTTTATCTTTGCTTTCTTCTTCTTCCCTTTGATCGTCACTGTCGTCTGCTACGCGGGAACCATCCGGACACTGAGCGCCTCCACACCGGAGAGCAGGAGTAAGAGGTCCCGCGCCTTGGTTCTGACTGTCGCTGTGCTATTCGTCTTTGTATTTTGTTTCGGGCCAACCAATATCATCTTTATAATTCATTACCTCAACATCCATCAGCAAAGCAGCGAGTCCCTGTTTTTTGCCTACATCATGTGCGCCTGTATAAGCAGCGTCAGCTGCTGCCTTGACCCTGTCATCTATTACTATGCGTccaaggcgtggcagaggcacatgTACAGCTTGCTACATTGTAACAAGAATGGGGGATCACAAGTGAAGTATTAG